A single genomic interval of Saccharothrix saharensis harbors:
- a CDS encoding acyl-CoA dehydrogenase family protein, which translates to MSLASRTTGYFTTPQHERLRAEVRAFAEAEVAPAVAGMEESKAVHTELSRLIARQGWLGVTVDPEYGGLGLGHLAKTIIIEELSRVSGAMGAMVQASQLGVAKIVHFGNEEQKRHWLPRVGDGRCLPTIAVTEPDAGGHVLGMSSTAERVGDEYVLNGRKVFVGNSHVGDLHGVVVRTGPGSGGLSAFLVESTAPGFSLAPHRPAMGLHGFSFGELVFEDCRVPAANLLGAEGDGLAVAYSSSVLYGRPNLTAVSLGIHRAIVEQTVEFARAHRRYGKPLAELPTVKQKLGQMQSQLMTARLAAYYAAHQLDQGAPCDADLISAKLLNVESSLDSARTAMEIHAAYGLDPGRTVERLLRDANHIYSPAGTSDIQRLRLAEVALGTYQDQWSARLADKLRASSVALDRVTLVAGEPANLPLGEPAVAAAR; encoded by the coding sequence GTGAGCCTCGCGTCCCGAACGACCGGTTACTTCACCACGCCGCAGCACGAGCGGTTGCGCGCCGAGGTGCGCGCGTTCGCCGAGGCGGAGGTCGCGCCCGCGGTGGCGGGCATGGAGGAGTCCAAGGCCGTCCACACCGAGCTGTCCCGACTGATCGCGCGCCAGGGCTGGCTCGGCGTCACCGTCGACCCGGAGTACGGCGGCCTGGGCCTGGGCCACCTGGCCAAGACCATCATCATCGAGGAGCTGTCCCGCGTCAGCGGCGCGATGGGCGCGATGGTGCAGGCGTCCCAGCTCGGTGTCGCGAAGATCGTGCACTTCGGCAACGAGGAGCAGAAGCGGCACTGGTTGCCCCGGGTCGGCGACGGCCGGTGCCTGCCGACCATCGCGGTGACCGAGCCGGACGCGGGCGGGCACGTGCTCGGCATGTCCAGCACGGCGGAACGGGTCGGCGACGAGTACGTGCTCAACGGGCGCAAGGTGTTCGTGGGCAACAGCCACGTCGGCGACCTGCACGGGGTGGTGGTCCGCACCGGGCCCGGTTCCGGTGGGCTGTCCGCGTTCCTGGTGGAGTCGACCGCGCCGGGCTTCTCGCTCGCGCCGCACCGGCCCGCCATGGGCCTGCACGGCTTCAGCTTCGGCGAGCTGGTCTTCGAGGACTGCCGGGTGCCCGCGGCGAACCTGCTGGGCGCCGAGGGGGACGGCCTCGCCGTCGCGTACTCGTCCAGCGTCCTGTACGGGCGCCCCAACCTGACCGCGGTGTCGCTCGGCATCCACCGCGCGATCGTGGAGCAGACCGTCGAGTTCGCCCGCGCCCACCGGCGGTACGGCAAGCCGCTGGCCGAGCTGCCCACCGTGAAGCAGAAGCTGGGGCAGATGCAGTCCCAGCTCATGACCGCGCGCCTGGCCGCCTACTACGCCGCGCACCAGCTCGACCAGGGCGCGCCGTGCGACGCGGACCTGATCAGCGCCAAGCTGCTCAACGTCGAGTCCTCTTTGGACTCGGCACGCACGGCGATGGAGATCCACGCCGCGTACGGGCTCGACCCCGGCCGCACGGTCGAGCGCCTGCTGCGCGACGCGAACCACATCTACTCCCCCGCCGGCACGTCGGACATCCAGCGGCTGCGACTGGCCGAGGTGGCTCTGGGCACCTACCAGGACCAGTGGTCGGCGCGGCTGGCCGACAAGCTGCGCGCGAGCAGCGTCGCCCTCGATCGGGTCACGCTCGTGGCGGGCGAGCCGGCGAACCTGCCGCTCGGCGAACCCGCGGTCGCGGCGGCCCGCTAA
- a CDS encoding ATP-grasp domain-containing protein, with protein sequence MAHLLMIESWVGAMSSLLPRAIHESGHRFTFLTRDLRHYLRAAPAHPHPLLAADNVLTAETNDVPALLSYAERLHGVLAFDGVISSCDYYLSTVAAVAAHLGLPGPDPLAVERAYRKDLTRTTTSAAGVPGPRFALTRDWPATAKAAAELGYPLVVKPVDLCAGMHVREVRDEAALREAYQALEAFPVNARGQERVPTVLLEELLVGPEVSVETVTAAGTTYVIGVTDKSLAGRPWFVESGHMFPAALSDADRGAAVDTAVSAIEALGLDHAVAHTEVKLTADGPRLIEVNPRPAGNRITELVRRVTGIDLPSVFADLAVGRQPDLRARETGVGSAAISFLLPPRAGVVAGIDGVEALAADPEVVDWAAKPAGHRAGEPTSNNSYLGHVMVTSPDGDARTRAERVVGALDVRYAEPVA encoded by the coding sequence GTGGCGCACTTGTTGATGATCGAGAGCTGGGTGGGCGCGATGAGTTCGTTGCTGCCACGGGCGATCCACGAGTCCGGCCACCGGTTCACCTTCCTCACCCGGGACCTGCGGCACTACCTGCGCGCCGCGCCCGCGCACCCGCACCCGTTGCTGGCGGCGGACAACGTGCTCACCGCGGAGACCAACGACGTGCCCGCGCTGCTGTCCTACGCGGAGCGGTTGCACGGCGTGCTGGCGTTCGACGGCGTGATCTCCTCGTGCGACTACTACCTGTCCACGGTCGCCGCCGTCGCCGCCCACCTCGGCCTGCCCGGACCGGACCCGCTGGCCGTCGAACGCGCCTACCGCAAGGACCTCACGCGCACGACCACCTCGGCGGCGGGCGTGCCCGGTCCCCGGTTCGCGCTGACCCGGGACTGGCCCGCCACCGCGAAGGCCGCCGCCGAGCTGGGTTACCCGCTGGTGGTCAAGCCGGTCGACCTGTGCGCGGGGATGCACGTGCGGGAGGTGCGCGACGAGGCCGCGCTGCGCGAGGCGTACCAGGCGCTGGAAGCGTTCCCGGTCAACGCGCGCGGCCAGGAGCGGGTGCCGACCGTGCTGCTGGAGGAGCTGCTCGTCGGCCCCGAGGTGAGCGTCGAGACGGTGACGGCGGCCGGGACGACCTACGTGATCGGGGTGACCGACAAGAGCCTGGCCGGGCGGCCGTGGTTCGTGGAGAGCGGCCACATGTTCCCGGCGGCGTTGAGCGATGCCGACCGCGGCGCGGCCGTGGACACCGCCGTGAGCGCGATCGAAGCGCTGGGCCTGGACCACGCCGTCGCGCACACCGAGGTCAAGCTGACCGCCGACGGCCCCCGCCTGATCGAGGTCAACCCGCGCCCGGCGGGCAACCGGATCACCGAGCTGGTCCGCCGGGTGACCGGGATCGACCTGCCTTCGGTGTTCGCCGACCTCGCCGTGGGCCGTCAGCCGGACCTGCGCGCCCGGGAGACGGGTGTGGGCAGTGCCGCCATCTCGTTCCTGCTGCCGCCGCGCGCCGGTGTGGTGGCCGGGATCGACGGCGTCGAGGCCTTGGCCGCCGACCCGGAGGTGGTCGACTGGGCCGCCAAGCCCGCGGGCCACCGCGCCGGCGAGCCGACCAGCAACAACAGCTACCTCGGGCACGTCATGGTGACGTCGCCGGACGGTGACGCGCGCACCCGCGCCGAGCGGGTCGTCGGCGCGCTGGACGTGCGCTACGCGGAGCCCGTCGCGTGA
- a CDS encoding RNA-binding S4 domain-containing protein translates to MESTRVDRWLWAVRLTKTRSDAAAACRGGHVRVNDKPAKPATSVSPGDEVRARVGDTTRIVEVVRVIQKRVGAADAVGCFLDRTPPPPPPTEAPAPVARRERGAGRPTKRERRVLDKFRGGQF, encoded by the coding sequence GTGGAGTCCACCCGTGTGGACCGCTGGCTGTGGGCGGTCCGGCTGACCAAGACCCGATCCGACGCGGCGGCGGCGTGCCGGGGCGGGCACGTGCGCGTCAACGACAAGCCGGCCAAGCCCGCCACGTCGGTGTCCCCTGGTGACGAAGTGCGTGCACGAGTGGGTGACACAACCCGGATCGTGGAAGTCGTCCGGGTGATCCAGAAACGCGTCGGCGCGGCGGACGCGGTCGGCTGCTTCCTCGACCGGACCCCGCCGCCGCCACCGCCGACCGAGGCCCCCGCGCCGGTCGCCCGGCGGGAACGCGGCGCGGGCCGGCCCACCAAGCGGGAACGGCGGGTGCTCGACAAGTTCCGCGGCGGGCAGTTCTGA
- a CDS encoding Rossmann-like domain-containing protein, with amino-acid sequence MTAQADRRPLSGVTELIALARAGAMGPDPAEAEVSVAFTTRQGARHVSRGRAYRNTVISVRIGDAVGSCAVEPDGADDASVTDCVGESAADLLGHPDPAIRTAVLDAYLMHAHPHHLSAARHVVIGAGDSLAKSMARASAVVDLLDARPGQRVLVVGVVNSLLHHLRDRGLRYVPCDLKGGRTEWGEPIVTDALAAVADCDLVLASGMTVGNGSFEPLLRTSVAADRPLVVFAQTASAIVPWFLGSGVTAVSAEPFPFFWLHGGPTTLHLYRASPTGRAR; translated from the coding sequence GTGACCGCGCAAGCCGACCGACGCCCCCTGTCCGGCGTCACGGAGCTCATCGCGCTCGCCCGCGCCGGAGCCATGGGGCCCGACCCGGCCGAGGCGGAGGTCAGCGTCGCCTTCACCACGAGGCAGGGCGCGCGGCACGTGTCGCGGGGGCGGGCGTACCGCAACACGGTGATCAGCGTCCGCATCGGCGACGCGGTCGGCTCGTGCGCGGTCGAACCCGACGGCGCGGACGACGCGAGCGTGACCGACTGCGTCGGCGAGAGCGCCGCGGACCTGCTCGGCCACCCCGACCCCGCCATCCGGACCGCCGTGCTGGACGCGTACCTGATGCACGCGCACCCGCACCACCTCTCCGCCGCGCGGCACGTCGTGATCGGCGCGGGCGACTCGCTGGCCAAGTCGATGGCCCGCGCGTCGGCCGTGGTCGACCTGCTGGACGCCCGGCCGGGGCAGCGGGTGCTGGTCGTCGGGGTGGTGAACTCGCTGCTGCACCACCTGCGCGACCGCGGCCTGCGCTACGTGCCGTGCGACCTCAAGGGCGGGCGCACCGAGTGGGGCGAGCCGATCGTGACCGACGCGCTCGCCGCCGTCGCCGACTGTGACCTGGTGCTGGCCTCCGGCATGACGGTCGGCAACGGCAGCTTCGAGCCGCTGCTGCGCACGTCCGTCGCGGCCGACCGGCCGCTGGTGGTGTTCGCCCAGACCGCGAGCGCGATCGTGCCGTGGTTCCTCGGGTCGGGTGTCACGGCGGTGTCGGCCGAGCCGTTCCCGTTCTTCTGGCTGCACGGCGGCCCGACCACGTTGCACCTCTACCGAGCCTCCCCCACCGGACGGGCCCGGTGA
- a CDS encoding dipeptide epimerase encodes MKLDWTVYGLHLRSPLRISRSVMARRDAVRVVLEADGVRGHGEVVTSQYYGLDVERITGLLHDLAPVVASCADPGELRALLPELPPGVLAAVDAALHDLEALRAGVPVHAALGIPQWTDVPTAYTIGIGSVRDAATEAAALAARGFRVLKVKVGAEDDVARVEAVRAAAPDARLVLDPNGGWTAERAVRVVDRLTGVDALEQPIPPGRWDELAWLRERCPVPLIADEDAATVADVRALADLVDGVNVKLAKCGGLTAAREVVDVARACGLDVMLGCLVASSLGIAPAVHLTGHARWVDLDGHLLLADDPWTGIGGEDGTLRLTGVPGLGVVAR; translated from the coding sequence GTGAAGCTCGACTGGACGGTGTACGGGCTGCACCTGCGGTCGCCGCTGCGGATCTCGCGGTCGGTGATGGCGCGGCGGGACGCGGTGCGCGTGGTCCTGGAGGCCGACGGGGTCCGCGGCCACGGCGAGGTCGTGACCAGCCAGTACTACGGGCTGGACGTGGAGCGGATCACCGGGCTGCTGCACGACCTCGCGCCCGTGGTCGCCTCCTGCGCGGATCCGGGCGAGCTGCGGGCACTCCTGCCCGAGCTGCCGCCGGGCGTGCTCGCCGCCGTGGACGCCGCGCTGCACGACCTCGAAGCGCTGCGCGCGGGCGTGCCGGTGCACGCGGCCCTGGGCATTCCGCAGTGGACGGACGTGCCGACGGCGTACACGATCGGCATCGGCTCGGTGCGCGACGCGGCCACCGAAGCCGCCGCGTTGGCCGCGCGCGGGTTCCGCGTGCTGAAGGTCAAGGTCGGCGCGGAGGACGACGTGGCCCGGGTCGAAGCGGTCCGGGCCGCCGCGCCCGACGCCCGGCTCGTCCTCGACCCCAACGGCGGCTGGACCGCCGAGCGGGCCGTGCGGGTGGTCGACCGGCTCACCGGTGTCGACGCCTTGGAGCAGCCGATCCCGCCGGGTCGGTGGGACGAGCTGGCGTGGCTGCGCGAGCGGTGCCCGGTGCCGTTGATCGCGGACGAGGACGCCGCCACGGTCGCCGACGTGCGGGCGCTGGCGGACCTGGTCGACGGGGTGAACGTCAAGCTGGCCAAGTGCGGCGGCCTCACCGCGGCGCGCGAGGTCGTCGACGTCGCGCGGGCGTGCGGCCTGGACGTGATGCTGGGCTGCCTGGTGGCCAGCTCGTTGGGCATCGCGCCCGCCGTGCACCTCACCGGTCACGCGCGGTGGGTCGACCTGGACGGCCACCTGCTGCTGGCCGACGACCCGTGGACGGGCATCGGCGGCGAGGACGGCACGCTGCGGCTGACCGGCGTGCCGGGGCTCGGCGTGGTGGCCCGATGA
- a CDS encoding EamA family transporter encodes MATMTHDTQVGGRVRAGLGFALLSASSFGLSGPLARGLMDAGWSSAAAVAARVLLAAAVLTPIAAVALRGRWSLLRRTAPLITAYGLVAVAGCQLAFFNAVAHMEVGVALLVEYTAPVAVVGWLWLRHGQRPTRLTALGGVLGLLGLLLVLDVVSGARVSAVGVLWALAAMVGAAVYFVLNARDADGLPGVVLAAGGLLVGGVVLVLAGAVGIVGFSVSAEPVAFDGFTVAWWPPLLALGVVTAALAYVAGIAATRRLGSRLASFVALTEVVMALVFAWLLLGEAPGPVQLAGGASILGGVVAVKLGEPRGGRAPRSAEGPASTR; translated from the coding sequence ATGGCGACAATGACACATGACACGCAGGTGGGCGGGCGGGTGCGGGCCGGGTTGGGCTTCGCACTGCTGTCGGCGTCGTCCTTCGGGTTGTCCGGACCGCTGGCGCGCGGGCTGATGGACGCGGGCTGGTCGTCGGCGGCCGCGGTGGCGGCCCGGGTGCTGTTGGCCGCCGCCGTGCTGACGCCGATCGCGGCCGTCGCGCTGCGCGGCCGGTGGTCCCTGCTGCGCCGGACCGCGCCGTTGATCACGGCCTACGGGCTGGTCGCGGTCGCGGGCTGCCAGCTCGCCTTCTTCAACGCCGTGGCGCACATGGAGGTCGGGGTCGCCCTGCTGGTCGAGTACACCGCGCCGGTGGCCGTGGTCGGCTGGCTGTGGCTGCGGCACGGTCAGCGACCGACCCGGCTGACCGCGCTCGGCGGCGTGCTGGGCCTGCTCGGGTTGCTGCTGGTGCTCGACGTGGTGTCCGGTGCGCGGGTCAGCGCCGTCGGCGTGCTGTGGGCGTTGGCCGCGATGGTGGGCGCGGCGGTGTACTTCGTGCTCAACGCGCGGGACGCGGACGGGCTGCCGGGCGTGGTGCTGGCCGCGGGTGGGCTGCTGGTGGGCGGCGTCGTGCTGGTGCTCGCGGGCGCGGTCGGGATCGTCGGGTTCTCGGTGTCGGCGGAGCCGGTCGCGTTCGACGGGTTCACCGTGGCGTGGTGGCCGCCGCTGCTCGCGCTGGGCGTGGTGACGGCGGCCCTGGCGTACGTCGCCGGCATCGCCGCGACCAGGCGGCTGGGCTCGCGGCTGGCGTCGTTCGTGGCGTTGACCGAGGTCGTGATGGCGCTGGTGTTCGCGTGGCTGCTCCTCGGCGAAGCACCCGGTCCCGTCCAACTGGCCGGCGGCGCGTCGATCCTCGGCGGCGTGGTGGCGGTGAAGCTGGGTGAGCCGCGCGGTGGCCGGGCCCCCCGGTCGGCGGAGGGCCCGGCGTCGACGCGTTAG
- a CDS encoding CGNR zinc finger domain-containing protein: protein MVFTHDTTASLIAAVALVNSAEEPDTMTDPDRLDAFFAEHGYTGSHTRDEAELAAVRALRAPLRRLLTSDRDTAVALVNDVLARHRAVPQLVRHDGFDYHLHATDPAAPLADRIEVETAMAMVDVIRADELSRLSVCADDTCGGLVLDLSRNRSRRYCSTACGNRIAVAAYRARKG from the coding sequence ATGGTTTTCACCCATGACACGACGGCGTCGCTGATCGCCGCGGTCGCCCTGGTGAACTCGGCCGAAGAGCCGGACACGATGACCGACCCGGACCGGCTCGACGCGTTCTTCGCCGAGCACGGCTACACCGGCTCGCACACCCGCGACGAGGCCGAGCTGGCGGCCGTCCGAGCGCTGCGCGCCCCGCTGCGCCGGCTGCTGACCAGCGACCGCGACACCGCCGTGGCGCTGGTGAACGACGTGCTGGCCCGGCACCGGGCGGTGCCGCAACTCGTGCGGCACGACGGGTTCGACTACCACCTGCACGCCACCGACCCCGCCGCGCCGCTCGCCGACCGGATCGAGGTGGAGACCGCGATGGCGATGGTCGACGTGATCCGCGCCGACGAGCTGAGCCGCCTGTCGGTGTGCGCGGACGACACGTGCGGCGGGCTCGTGCTCGACCTGTCCCGCAACCGCTCGCGCCGCTACTGCAGCACGGCGTGCGGCAACCGGATCGCCGTCGCGGCCTACCGCGCCCGCAAGGGCTGA
- a CDS encoding class I SAM-dependent methyltransferase: MSENLLTDNPGLYEQQFPDPDHVAARFTHDVVTRFGGGRALLDVGCGTGRDAGHLASLGYDVVGLDSSERMVRHARAHHPAVGFVLGDMRTFDLGRRFDVITCLDSALLYCHTNADLTAFLDRCRAHLEPGGLLVAEMRNGAFFLGSTELLDGVRTRTVVWEGVSYTSHTRLWIDHAAQLLRRRREWWWPGAQPLVQRSAWRLLFPQELRHFLDHAGFDVLALFDSPGPRTEPPWAPDEPWTADAGLSEALSGDRLHLVARLRP; this comes from the coding sequence ATGAGCGAGAACCTGCTGACCGACAACCCCGGCCTGTACGAGCAGCAGTTCCCCGACCCGGACCACGTCGCCGCCCGCTTCACGCACGACGTCGTGACGCGGTTCGGCGGGGGCCGGGCCCTGCTGGACGTCGGCTGCGGCACCGGCCGCGACGCCGGTCACCTGGCGAGCCTCGGGTACGACGTGGTCGGCCTGGACAGCTCCGAGCGGATGGTCCGGCACGCCCGCGCGCACCACCCCGCGGTCGGGTTCGTGCTCGGCGACATGCGGACGTTCGACCTCGGCCGCCGCTTCGACGTGATCACGTGCCTGGACAGCGCGCTGCTGTACTGCCACACGAACGCCGACCTCACCGCGTTCCTCGACCGCTGCCGCGCACACCTCGAACCCGGTGGACTGCTGGTGGCGGAGATGCGCAACGGCGCGTTCTTCCTCGGCAGCACCGAGCTCCTCGACGGCGTCCGCACCCGCACGGTCGTCTGGGAAGGCGTGTCCTACACCTCGCACACCAGGCTCTGGATCGACCACGCGGCCCAACTGCTGCGCCGCCGGCGCGAGTGGTGGTGGCCCGGCGCGCAGCCGCTCGTGCAGCGCTCGGCGTGGCGGCTGCTGTTCCCGCAGGAACTGCGGCACTTCCTCGACCACGCCGGGTTCGACGTGCTCGCCCTGTTCGACTCGCCGGGGCCGCGCACCGAACCCCCCTGGGCACCGGACGAGCCGTGGACGGCCGACGCCGGGTTGAGCGAGGCCCTGTCCGGAGACCGCCTGCACCTCGTCGCGCGCCTGCGCCCCTGA
- a CDS encoding PLP-dependent cysteine synthase family protein, whose protein sequence is MTALSRVGVRNPHLFDLLGNTPVARIDTPLPHRHGGFWAKLECLGAGGMKARSAVAMLVAARERGELRPGAVVVESTSGTLGLGLAFAGQALGHPVVLVVDHELEPSMRALLRAHGARLEVVDRPHPTGGWQQARLDRLHALLRGLPGAYWPDQYNNPDNPAGYAGLARELAAQLDHADVLVCSVGTGGHSTGVVTALRRHWPDVRLIGVDTVGSTIFGQPARPRVMRGLGSSIHPRNVAYELFDEVHWLGPVEVVDACRRLARDCFVTGGWSTGAVALVSSWVARVEPGATVVTIFPDGPHRYLGTIFDDDFCRSRGLLGTPEDRPVEIADTAEVEVTSWARCRTVHAPEAVGVPA, encoded by the coding sequence GTGACCGCGCTGTCCCGAGTGGGCGTCCGCAACCCCCACCTGTTCGACCTGCTCGGCAACACCCCGGTCGCCCGCATCGACACGCCGCTGCCGCACCGGCACGGCGGGTTCTGGGCGAAGCTGGAGTGCCTGGGCGCGGGCGGGATGAAGGCCCGATCGGCGGTCGCCATGCTGGTGGCCGCGCGGGAACGCGGCGAGCTGCGCCCCGGCGCGGTCGTCGTGGAGTCGACCAGCGGCACGCTCGGCCTCGGCCTGGCGTTCGCGGGCCAGGCGCTGGGCCACCCGGTGGTCCTGGTGGTCGACCACGAGCTGGAGCCGTCGATGCGCGCGTTGCTGCGGGCGCACGGCGCGCGGCTGGAGGTCGTGGACCGGCCGCACCCGACCGGCGGCTGGCAGCAGGCCAGGCTGGACCGGCTGCACGCCCTGCTGCGCGGGCTGCCCGGCGCGTACTGGCCCGACCAGTACAACAACCCCGACAACCCCGCCGGGTACGCGGGGCTGGCCCGTGAGCTGGCCGCCCAGCTCGACCACGCCGACGTGCTGGTGTGCAGCGTCGGCACGGGCGGGCACAGCACCGGTGTCGTGACGGCGCTGCGCCGGCACTGGCCGGACGTGCGGCTCATCGGCGTGGACACGGTCGGCTCGACCATCTTCGGCCAGCCCGCCCGCCCCCGGGTCATGCGCGGGCTGGGCAGCAGCATCCACCCGCGCAACGTCGCCTACGAGCTGTTCGACGAGGTGCACTGGCTCGGCCCGGTGGAGGTGGTGGACGCGTGCCGCCGGCTGGCGCGGGACTGCTTCGTCACCGGCGGCTGGAGCACCGGCGCGGTGGCCCTGGTGTCGTCGTGGGTGGCGCGCGTCGAACCGGGCGCGACCGTCGTGACGATCTTCCCCGACGGCCCGCACCGCTACCTCGGCACGATCTTCGACGACGACTTCTGCCGCTCGCGGGGGCTGTTGGGCACGCCCGAGGACCGACCGGTGGAGATCGCCGACACCGCCGAGGTCGAGGTCACCAGCTGGGCCCGGTGCCGCACGGTGCACGCGCCCGAGGCCGTCGGGGTGCCGGCGTGA
- a CDS encoding MFS transporter: protein MRRFPLSVRLLLVNQFGVNTGFYLLIPYLATHLGDLGLSVATIGAVLGVRTLSQQGLFLFGGTASDRLGPRRVIIAGCAVRAVGFGLFAAGESVAVLLAASVLSGLAGALFNPAVRAYIAEESEDRAGAFALFNAYGQAGALAGPLLGGLLLLWDFRLAALVAAGIFAALTVAQAAVLPDRPVAPHRGTVLDDWRECLTDRRFLAFTGALTGVFVLQNQLYLVLPLEARRLSGSSFAVAAVFLVSTAATLLFQVRVTRALERFARGRAIALGTAVMGLGFVATAVSHLGSLGGIAPVLVATLLLSLGVMISQPFVYELIPAFGRAGLAGTYFGVFYLASGLAAALGNAAIGWVFGRSAPAASLLCVAVGLGCAAAVAWLHRRGVLTVNREVAT, encoded by the coding sequence ATGAGGCGCTTCCCGCTGTCGGTGCGCCTGCTGCTGGTCAACCAGTTCGGCGTGAACACCGGCTTCTACCTGCTCATCCCCTACCTGGCCACGCACCTGGGCGACCTGGGGCTGTCCGTGGCGACCATCGGCGCGGTCCTGGGCGTGCGGACGTTGAGCCAGCAGGGGCTGTTCCTGTTCGGCGGCACGGCGTCCGACCGGCTCGGGCCGCGCCGGGTCATCATCGCGGGCTGCGCGGTCCGGGCCGTCGGGTTCGGCCTGTTCGCGGCGGGCGAGTCGGTGGCGGTCCTGCTGGCCGCGTCCGTCCTCAGCGGGCTGGCGGGCGCGTTGTTCAACCCGGCCGTGCGCGCCTACATCGCCGAGGAGTCCGAGGACCGGGCCGGCGCGTTCGCGCTGTTCAACGCCTACGGGCAGGCGGGCGCGCTGGCCGGGCCGCTGCTGGGCGGCCTGCTGCTGCTGTGGGACTTCCGGCTCGCGGCGCTGGTCGCGGCCGGCATCTTCGCCGCGCTCACGGTCGCGCAGGCCGCGGTGCTGCCCGACCGGCCGGTGGCGCCGCACCGGGGCACGGTGCTGGACGACTGGCGCGAGTGCCTGACCGACCGGCGGTTCCTGGCGTTCACCGGCGCGTTGACGGGCGTGTTCGTGTTGCAGAACCAGCTCTACCTGGTGCTGCCGCTGGAGGCGCGACGGCTGAGCGGGTCGTCGTTCGCGGTCGCCGCGGTGTTCCTGGTGTCGACCGCCGCGACCCTGCTGTTCCAGGTGCGCGTGACCCGGGCGCTGGAACGGTTCGCGCGCGGGCGGGCCATCGCGCTCGGCACCGCGGTGATGGGGCTGGGTTTCGTCGCCACGGCGGTGAGCCACCTGGGGTCGCTCGGCGGCATCGCGCCGGTGCTCGTCGCGACGCTGCTGCTGTCGCTCGGCGTGATGATCTCGCAGCCGTTCGTCTACGAGTTGATCCCCGCGTTCGGCCGCGCCGGGTTGGCCGGCACCTACTTCGGCGTGTTCTACCTGGCCTCCGGCCTCGCCGCGGCGCTGGGGAACGCGGCGATCGGCTGGGTGTTCGGCCGGTCGGCCCCGGCCGCGTCGCTGCTGTGCGTGGCGGTCGGGCTCGGCTGCGCGGCGGCCGTGGCCTGGCTGCACCGGCGTGGCGTGCTGACCGTGAACCGAGAGGTGGCCACATGA